In a genomic window of Flavobacterium crassostreae:
- a CDS encoding 3-oxoacyl-[acyl-carrier-protein] synthase III C-terminal domain-containing protein has product MKTSVILSNFQPILVGKLIDQNKLNLYTKFLYHHFQDISKLVPTGADTDSGTNSNPYDLISANVDKYSVSSEHINKRQLLIFEEVYDFIENNLHNTAISDFKLPQTLTAKSEDVFGPKINYRMEWFKQKMKVVFDTFYANNPTAPENLVHVTCSGYASPSVAQEAVIKRDWGTTQVTHSYQMGCYGAFPAIRTANSLMCLSDTKERVDIVHTELLSAHLNLTEFSAANTMICSLFGDGFIGYSLYDENAFMEDTTIEDKKGLRILASHEMIIPDSLEDMSWDIGEYNFLMTLSKRVPVFIRNNIKSFIETLCSKANIDLEEHKYKMHFAIHPGGPKIIDYIVDEINVFKEQACWSYEVLRRQGNMSSATIPHIFNEIVNDSKIESGTKIVALAFGPGLTATALLLEKL; this is encoded by the coding sequence ATGAAAACAAGTGTAATCCTTTCGAATTTTCAACCCATATTAGTTGGAAAATTAATTGATCAAAACAAATTAAATCTTTACACCAAATTTCTTTACCATCATTTTCAAGATATTTCAAAACTTGTTCCCACTGGAGCCGATACGGATTCTGGAACGAATTCTAATCCTTACGATCTAATCTCGGCCAATGTAGACAAATATTCTGTTTCTTCAGAACACATTAACAAAAGACAACTTTTAATTTTTGAAGAAGTATACGATTTTATTGAAAACAACCTTCACAATACCGCTATTTCTGATTTTAAACTCCCACAAACACTGACGGCCAAATCAGAAGATGTTTTTGGACCAAAAATCAATTACCGCATGGAATGGTTTAAGCAAAAAATGAAAGTAGTATTTGATACTTTCTATGCCAACAACCCAACCGCTCCAGAAAACTTAGTTCATGTTACTTGCTCCGGATACGCCTCTCCTAGTGTAGCCCAAGAAGCCGTTATCAAAAGAGATTGGGGCACTACGCAAGTTACGCACTCCTACCAAATGGGCTGTTATGGCGCTTTTCCGGCTATACGTACTGCAAATAGCCTGATGTGCTTGAGTGACACCAAAGAAAGGGTAGATATTGTGCATACGGAACTGCTATCCGCACATTTAAACCTCACCGAATTTTCTGCTGCCAACACCATGATTTGCTCTCTTTTCGGGGATGGGTTTATTGGATACTCCTTGTATGATGAAAATGCTTTTATGGAAGACACCACTATAGAAGACAAAAAAGGGTTGCGCATATTGGCCTCTCATGAAATGATAATTCCAGATTCCTTAGAAGATATGTCGTGGGATATTGGAGAATACAACTTCTTGATGACCTTATCCAAAAGAGTTCCTGTATTTATTAGAAATAACATCAAATCCTTTATTGAAACCCTTTGCTCTAAAGCAAATATTGACTTAGAGGAGCACAAATACAAAATGCACTTTGCGATCCATCCTGGTGGACCAAAAATCATAGACTACATAGTAGATGAAATTAACGTATTCAAAGAGCAGGCCTGTTGGTCTTATGAGGTTTTGCGTAGACAAGGAAACATGTCTTCGGCTACTATACCGCATATTTTTAATGAAATAGTGAATGATTCTAAAATAGAATCTGGCACCAAAATTGTTGCCTTGGCTTTTGGACCTGGATTAACCGCTACAGCATTATTACTAGAAAAATTATAA
- a CDS encoding Crp/Fnr family transcriptional regulator: MKTNFNKAFPEQEILFNKYPDFWYPKKIGARKIILKEGDVSKKLYFINKGCVRLWTYNNGAEITIQFFFENDLVCSIESFLKNKPSVFYLETIEDCDLIVIKKSNWKIVLKENPQYKEMSFEFVTQRMFNYFNHFLSYIQDNPEERYRKLLKDKPHIIQRVPLQYIATYLGITTVSLSRIRARLK; the protein is encoded by the coding sequence ATGAAGACTAATTTTAACAAGGCATTTCCGGAGCAAGAAATCCTTTTTAATAAGTATCCGGATTTTTGGTATCCAAAAAAAATAGGAGCCCGAAAAATTATTTTGAAGGAAGGAGATGTGTCCAAAAAACTCTACTTTATAAACAAAGGATGCGTACGGCTTTGGACCTATAATAATGGCGCCGAAATAACGATCCAGTTTTTTTTTGAAAACGACTTAGTTTGCTCTATTGAAAGCTTTTTAAAAAACAAACCAAGCGTTTTTTATCTAGAAACTATTGAAGATTGTGACTTAATCGTAATTAAAAAAAGCAACTGGAAAATAGTACTAAAAGAAAATCCACAATACAAAGAAATGTCCTTTGAATTTGTCACCCAACGGATGTTCAATTACTTCAATCATTTTTTATCCTATATACAAGACAACCCAGAAGAGCGCTACCGCAAGCTGTTAAAAGACAAACCCCACATCATACAACGTGTCCCTTTGCAGTATATAGCCACGTATCTCGGCATTACTACGGTTTCATTAAGCAGAATACGAGCCCGATTAAAGTAA
- a CDS encoding Lrp/AsnC family transcriptional regulator, which produces MKINSLVVEIDGIDKEILRDLMQDARKPILQIANKIGISGAAIHQRLRKLEQSGVLSGSKFIVDNKVLGYNTMAFVGIYLDKAARNPETVKELKKIPEVLECHYTTGNWSILIKIICKDNEHLMHLLNTKIQAIEGVSRTETFISLDQQINRQIQL; this is translated from the coding sequence ATGAAAATTAATTCGCTGGTAGTCGAGATAGACGGTATTGACAAAGAAATTTTGCGTGACCTCATGCAAGATGCCCGAAAACCCATTTTACAAATTGCCAACAAAATAGGCATTTCGGGGGCAGCTATACACCAACGCCTACGCAAACTAGAACAATCTGGAGTGTTGTCTGGTTCTAAATTTATTGTTGACAACAAAGTTTTGGGCTACAACACCATGGCATTTGTAGGTATCTACTTAGACAAAGCAGCTAGAAATCCAGAAACAGTAAAAGAATTAAAAAAAATACCCGAAGTGCTGGAATGCCATTACACCACCGGAAACTGGTCTATTTTAATCAAAATAATATGCAAAGATAACGAGCATTTAATGCACCTATTGAACACCAAAATACAAGCCATTGAAGGGGTTTCTAGGACTGAAACTTTTATTTCTTTGGACCAACAAATTAACAGACAAATTCAGTTATAA
- a CDS encoding uroporphyrinogen-III synthase, with protein MKVKTILVSQPEPKVENSPYFELQQKHKVKIDFRPFIHIEGVNAKEIRLQKIDLNQYTAIILTSRNAVDHFFRVAEEMRFKVPENLKYFCQSEAVAFYLQKYVVYRKRKIYVGPKDFADLSPLIKKYKDEKFLLPASDQLNADAPITLNNLKVDWTQAIFYKTVMSDLSDLADVYYDVLAFFSPTGIKSLYKNFPDFKQNNTRIAVFGSTTQKEALDRGLKIDILAPTPETPSMTMALEKYIIEANKTK; from the coding sequence ATGAAAGTGAAAACAATTTTGGTGTCACAACCCGAGCCTAAAGTAGAGAACTCTCCTTACTTTGAGTTACAACAAAAACATAAAGTAAAAATTGATTTCAGGCCTTTTATTCACATAGAAGGAGTTAATGCTAAAGAAATTAGACTGCAAAAGATTGACCTAAATCAGTATACTGCAATTATTTTAACCAGCAGAAATGCTGTAGATCATTTTTTTAGAGTTGCCGAAGAAATGCGCTTTAAGGTCCCAGAAAACTTAAAATACTTCTGCCAATCTGAAGCCGTTGCCTTTTACTTACAAAAATATGTCGTTTACAGAAAGCGAAAAATTTATGTAGGCCCAAAAGATTTTGCAGACTTATCCCCTTTAATCAAAAAATACAAAGACGAAAAGTTTTTATTGCCCGCCTCGGATCAATTAAATGCAGATGCGCCTATTACTTTAAATAACCTAAAGGTAGATTGGACTCAAGCTATTTTTTACAAGACCGTAATGAGTGATTTGTCTGATTTGGCAGATGTTTACTACGATGTATTAGCCTTTTTTAGTCCAACAGGTATCAAATCTTTGTACAAAAACTTTCCTGATTTTAAGCAAAACAATACCCGAATTGCCGTTTTTGGAAGTACCACACAGAAAGAAGCCCTAGATCGCGGATTAAAAATTGATATTCTGGCGCCTACTCCCGAAACTCCTTCGATGACCATGGCACTAGAAAAATACATTATTGAGGCCAATAAAACCAAATAA
- a CDS encoding DUF4271 domain-containing protein — MMEQILQPRITENKDWVTLLFVLTFAVIAFAKSVNENRFRDFMNLLFSDKYAKVYRENSNQKSTFTIALFLAQLLSFSFFIQLALSIFGLASKTDWLLFIQISTFTTFFVLAKYLLEKIVATAFNIEDFVEHFNLQKVNYRTYIGLFLLPINILLFYYNQFSTKFVLITTVIVLALNTLTYIMAIKKYHTIIFSKLFYFILYLCTLEITPYFFIYYWFTKGSD; from the coding sequence ATGATGGAACAAATACTTCAACCAAGAATAACCGAAAACAAAGACTGGGTCACCCTTTTGTTTGTTTTGACCTTTGCGGTCATTGCCTTTGCCAAATCGGTTAACGAAAACCGATTTAGAGATTTTATGAATCTGCTGTTCTCTGACAAATACGCCAAGGTATATCGAGAAAATAGCAACCAAAAAAGCACCTTTACCATTGCTTTATTTCTTGCTCAATTGCTTTCGTTTTCTTTTTTTATTCAACTAGCGTTAAGCATATTTGGACTTGCCTCCAAGACCGATTGGTTGTTGTTTATACAAATTAGCACCTTTACTACCTTTTTTGTTCTTGCGAAGTACTTGCTCGAAAAAATTGTCGCCACGGCCTTTAATATTGAAGATTTTGTAGAACATTTTAACCTACAAAAAGTAAATTACAGAACCTACATTGGATTATTCTTGCTGCCAATCAATATCTTATTGTTTTACTACAACCAATTTTCGACTAAATTTGTGTTAATAACAACCGTTATTGTATTGGCATTAAATACTTTAACATATATTATGGCAATAAAAAAATATCATACTATAATATTTAGCAAGTTGTTTTATTTTATTTTATATCTTTGCACTTTGGAAATAACCCCCTATTTTTTTATTTATTATTGGTTTACAAAAGGTAGCGATTAG
- a CDS encoding polyprenol monophosphomannose synthase, which produces MNDCIVIIPTYNEIENIESIIRSVLSQHKPFHVLIVDDNSPDHTADKVKLLQQEFGGRLFLEIRKKKSGLGTAYVHGFKWALAKKYDFVFEMDADFSHNPNDLEKLYHACHFGNADLAIGSRYVTGVNVVNWPLSRVLMSYFASVYVRMITGMKIHDATAGFVCYKREVLEKIKVDNIRFVGYAFQIEMKYRTFCQKFKITEVPIIFTDRTKGVSKMSNSIIIEAVFGVISLRIKKLFNTL; this is translated from the coding sequence ATGAACGATTGTATTGTTATAATTCCAACCTATAACGAGATTGAAAACATTGAAAGTATTATCCGATCCGTGCTATCCCAACATAAGCCTTTTCATGTTCTTATTGTGGATGATAACTCTCCAGATCATACGGCAGATAAGGTAAAACTATTGCAACAAGAGTTTGGCGGACGGTTGTTTTTAGAAATCAGAAAAAAGAAATCCGGATTAGGAACCGCTTATGTGCATGGCTTTAAATGGGCATTGGCAAAGAAGTACGATTTTGTTTTTGAAATGGATGCTGATTTCTCTCACAACCCCAACGATTTAGAAAAACTATACCACGCCTGCCATTTTGGAAATGCCGATTTAGCCATAGGTTCTCGTTATGTTACTGGAGTTAACGTAGTCAACTGGCCTTTGAGCAGGGTTCTGATGTCTTATTTTGCATCGGTTTATGTGCGGATGATAACCGGAATGAAGATTCATGACGCTACTGCAGGCTTTGTTTGTTACAAAAGAGAAGTTTTAGAAAAAATAAAGGTAGATAACATCCGATTTGTGGGATATGCTTTTCAGATCGAAATGAAATACCGTACTTTCTGTCAGAAATTTAAAATTACCGAAGTTCCTATTATATTTACAGACCGAACCAAAGGAGTCTCCAAAATGAGTAATTCCATCATTATAGAAGCTGTTTTTGGCGTAATTTCGTTACGAATAAAAAAATTATTTAATACCTTATAA
- a CDS encoding dihydroorotase, translating to MNSILIKNAKIVNQGVIFEGDVLIEDDLIVEVATSISAKSSNCVIIDAEGNYLMPGAIDDQVHFREPGLTYKGDIESESRAAVAGGITSFIEQPNTVPNAVTQEILEQKYQLAADRSYANYSFMMGATNDNLAEVLKTNPKNVAGIKIFLGSSTGNMLVDNEATLEKIFSSTPMLIAVHCEDEATIRSNTEKYIAEFGDAVPVTAHHLIRSEEACYISSSKAVALAKKTGARLHVFHLSTAKEMDLFTNKIPLEKKKITAEVCIHHLWFTNEDYATKGNFIKWNPAVKTPNDRKVLWEALLDDRIDVIATDHAPHTLEEKQQPYLKAPSGGPLVQHAVVAMFEAYHQGKISIEKIVEKMCHNPAILFKVEKRGFIKEGYYADLVLVNPGLPWSVKKENIFAKCGWSPFEGFTFKSRITHTFVNGKLVYNAFKVKDIRAGKRLLFDR from the coding sequence ATGAACAGTATTTTAATTAAGAATGCCAAAATAGTAAACCAAGGAGTTATTTTTGAAGGCGATGTGCTGATCGAGGATGATTTAATTGTAGAGGTTGCCACCAGCATAAGTGCCAAATCTTCTAATTGTGTTATTATAGACGCAGAAGGTAATTATTTAATGCCAGGAGCCATTGACGATCAAGTTCATTTTAGAGAACCAGGGCTAACCTATAAGGGCGATATAGAGTCTGAATCCAGAGCTGCGGTAGCAGGAGGAATCACTTCGTTTATAGAGCAACCCAATACCGTTCCTAATGCGGTAACGCAAGAAATTTTAGAACAAAAATACCAACTCGCTGCAGATAGATCCTATGCTAATTACTCCTTTATGATGGGAGCTACCAACGACAATCTTGCCGAAGTTTTAAAAACCAACCCCAAGAATGTTGCCGGAATAAAAATATTTTTGGGCTCCTCTACCGGAAACATGCTTGTAGATAATGAAGCTACTCTAGAAAAAATATTTTCGAGCACTCCAATGTTGATTGCAGTACACTGTGAAGACGAAGCTACCATCCGTAGCAATACCGAAAAATATATTGCAGAATTTGGAGACGCTGTTCCAGTAACGGCACACCATTTAATTAGATCCGAAGAGGCTTGTTATATTTCTTCATCCAAGGCGGTGGCTCTTGCCAAAAAAACAGGAGCTCGCCTGCATGTTTTTCATCTATCTACAGCCAAAGAGATGGATTTATTTACGAACAAAATTCCTTTAGAAAAAAAGAAAATTACCGCTGAGGTATGCATTCATCATTTGTGGTTTACCAATGAAGATTATGCCACCAAGGGCAATTTTATTAAATGGAATCCAGCAGTTAAAACTCCCAATGATCGCAAAGTGCTCTGGGAAGCCTTGTTAGATGATCGGATAGACGTTATAGCAACAGACCACGCACCCCATACTCTTGAAGAAAAACAGCAGCCATATTTAAAAGCGCCCTCGGGAGGCCCTTTAGTGCAGCACGCAGTAGTGGCAATGTTCGAGGCCTACCACCAAGGCAAAATTAGTATTGAGAAAATTGTAGAAAAAATGTGTCACAATCCTGCAATACTCTTTAAAGTAGAAAAACGAGGCTTTATCAAAGAGGGCTATTATGCAGATTTGGTTCTTGTAAATCCTGGTTTGCCATGGAGTGTAAAAAAAGAAAATATTTTTGCAAAATGCGGATGGTCTCCTTTTGAAGGTTTTACTTTCAAATCTAGAATTACCCATACTTTTGTAAACGGAAAACTAGTCTATAACGCCTTTAAGGTTAAAGATATTCGTGCTGGAAAAAGGCTTTTGTTTGATCGTTAA
- a CDS encoding DUF4296 domain-containing protein — protein MKKGILLIAVLFVSWSCKKELVSKPEGLIDSEKMMAIMYDLSLLDALKYETISLKDSIKIDPSGYVFKKYQIDSLQFAQSNSYYAANYIVYKEMHDAVIKRLEDKKQVVDSLSRGN, from the coding sequence ATGAAAAAAGGTATTCTACTTATAGCAGTGTTGTTTGTGTCTTGGAGTTGCAAAAAAGAGCTGGTTTCCAAACCAGAAGGTCTTATAGATTCAGAAAAAATGATGGCGATTATGTATGATTTATCTCTTTTGGATGCCTTAAAATACGAAACAATTAGCTTAAAAGATAGCATAAAAATAGATCCTTCGGGCTATGTATTTAAAAAATACCAAATTGACAGCCTGCAATTTGCACAAAGCAATAGTTATTATGCTGCCAACTACATTGTTTATAAAGAAATGCACGATGCAGTGATCAAGCGGTTAGAAGACAAAAAGCAAGTAGTAGACTCTTTGTCTAGAGGAAACTAA
- a CDS encoding NAD-dependent epimerase/dehydratase family protein, with amino-acid sequence MILVTGGTGLVGAHLLLHLAESTESQPNSIRAIYRKAHTIEKTKALFEYYKKKSLLECIQWVQADITDIPALENAFTDIQQVYHCAAMISFDPKDEAAMRKINIEGTANVVNFSIVNGIKKICYISSTAALGDLAPNETEITETSEWNPENTHSDYAISKYGAEMEIWRGQQEGLKVLIVNPGVILGPGFMDQGSGLLFKRVKNGLSFYTSGTTGFVAVTDVVTKCIALMESPINNQRYILVAENCSFKTILDTLADALQAKRPTIALHAVIMGLLWRLDYLVSFIFRKKRSLTKDTAKASCRKIIFRNTKIKTDLKTDFISIASYIQETKFF; translated from the coding sequence ATGATATTAGTAACAGGAGGAACAGGCTTGGTAGGCGCCCATTTATTATTGCATTTGGCTGAATCCACAGAGAGTCAACCCAATTCTATACGTGCCATTTATAGAAAAGCACACACTATTGAAAAAACCAAAGCACTTTTTGAGTATTATAAAAAAAAGTCTTTATTGGAATGCATCCAATGGGTACAGGCAGATATTACTGATATTCCAGCACTCGAAAATGCATTCACAGACATTCAACAAGTATACCATTGTGCGGCAATGATTTCATTTGATCCTAAAGATGAGGCTGCCATGCGTAAAATCAATATTGAAGGCACTGCAAATGTGGTCAATTTTAGTATTGTAAATGGTATAAAAAAAATATGCTACATAAGTTCTACGGCTGCCCTTGGTGATTTAGCGCCCAATGAAACCGAGATTACCGAAACATCCGAATGGAACCCTGAGAATACCCATAGTGATTATGCCATTTCTAAATATGGTGCCGAAATGGAAATTTGGCGAGGCCAACAAGAGGGCTTAAAGGTACTTATTGTCAATCCAGGAGTAATTCTTGGTCCTGGATTTATGGATCAAGGCAGCGGATTGCTTTTTAAAAGGGTCAAAAACGGCTTGTCTTTTTATACCTCTGGCACTACAGGGTTTGTAGCCGTTACAGATGTAGTTACTAAATGCATCGCCCTTATGGAAAGCCCAATTAATAACCAAAGATATATTTTGGTTGCAGAGAACTGTAGTTTTAAAACCATACTCGATACACTAGCAGATGCCTTACAGGCAAAAAGACCTACTATTGCGCTCCATGCCGTGATTATGGGGCTGCTTTGGAGGCTGGACTATTTGGTTTCTTTTATCTTTAGAAAAAAAAGAAGCCTAACCAAAGACACTGCTAAAGCTTCTTGCAGGAAAATTATTTTTAGGAACACCAAGATTAAAACCGATCTAAAAACAGATTTTATTTCTATTGCTAGCTATATACAGGAGACTAAATTTTTTTAA
- the tyrS gene encoding tyrosine--tRNA ligase — translation MKNFIEEVTWRGMLHDVMPGTEEHLMEQMRVAYVGIDPTADSLHIGHLVGVMLLKHFQIAGHKPLALVGGATGMIGDPSGKSNERNLLDEPTLRHNQEAIQKQLSRFLDFTSEAPNAAELVNNYDWMKEISFLDFIRDIGKHLTVNYMMAKDSVKKRLSSDAAEGMSFTEFTYQLVQGYDFLHLYKAKNCTLQMGGSDQWGNITTGTELVRRKEAGKAYALTCPLITKADGTKFGKSEGGNIWLDPARTSAYKFYQYWLNTSDADAEKYIKIFTFLSKEVIEALVIEHHEAPHLRVLQKRLAEEVTIMAHSKLDLENAIKASTILFGNATAADLKALDEATFLDVFDGVPQAEIAKEEVAAGIEIIAVLNEKTGFFKSNGEARRALIANSISVNREKVKEDFQLSSNDLINNQFVLLQSGKKNYFVIRVV, via the coding sequence ATGAAAAATTTTATTGAAGAAGTGACTTGGAGAGGAATGCTCCACGATGTTATGCCAGGCACCGAAGAACATTTGATGGAGCAAATGCGTGTAGCGTATGTGGGTATTGATCCAACTGCTGATTCACTTCATATTGGGCACTTAGTAGGGGTAATGTTGCTAAAGCATTTTCAAATAGCTGGGCACAAACCTTTAGCCTTAGTTGGTGGAGCAACCGGAATGATTGGAGATCCATCCGGAAAATCTAACGAAAGAAACTTGCTTGATGAGCCCACTTTGCGCCATAACCAAGAGGCCATCCAGAAACAATTGAGTCGTTTTTTGGATTTTACTTCAGAGGCACCTAATGCGGCCGAATTAGTAAATAATTACGACTGGATGAAAGAGATTTCGTTCTTAGATTTTATTCGAGATATCGGCAAGCACCTCACCGTTAATTATATGATGGCTAAAGATTCTGTAAAAAAACGTCTGTCTTCAGATGCTGCCGAAGGTATGTCTTTTACAGAGTTTACTTATCAATTGGTACAAGGATATGATTTTTTGCATTTGTATAAAGCCAAAAATTGCACCTTACAAATGGGTGGTTCAGACCAATGGGGTAACATAACGACCGGAACGGAGCTAGTGCGCCGAAAAGAAGCCGGAAAAGCATACGCCTTAACCTGTCCGTTAATTACTAAAGCTGATGGTACTAAGTTTGGAAAATCAGAAGGCGGTAATATTTGGTTGGATCCCGCCCGTACCTCTGCGTACAAATTTTATCAATATTGGCTAAATACCTCCGATGCGGATGCAGAAAAATACATCAAAATATTTACTTTTTTATCTAAAGAAGTGATTGAGGCATTGGTAATAGAACATCACGAAGCACCTCATTTACGTGTTTTGCAAAAACGCCTGGCCGAAGAGGTAACCATTATGGCACATTCCAAACTAGATCTCGAAAATGCTATAAAGGCATCTACTATTCTTTTTGGAAACGCTACCGCTGCAGATCTGAAAGCGCTGGATGAAGCTACTTTTTTGGATGTTTTTGATGGCGTGCCTCAAGCAGAAATTGCAAAAGAAGAAGTTGCGGCAGGGATAGAAATAATTGCTGTTTTGAACGAAAAAACAGGTTTTTTTAAATCCAACGGAGAAGCCAGAAGAGCCTTAATAGCAAATTCTATTTCTGTAAATAGAGAAAAAGTAAAAGAGGATTTCCAACTTTCAAGCAATGATTTAATTAACAATCAATTTGTTTTATTACAAAGTGGCAAGAAAAATTATTTTGTGATACGCGTAGTTTAA
- a CDS encoding acyl transferase — translation MALKTFRFQYENNAVYKTFCDLLKTDVPKVKSLQQIPFLPIQFFKSHSVVSNSKAVQATFSSSGTTGMITSKHLVTDVSIYQQSYRKAFSEYYGNIEDYVVLALLPSYLEREGSSLIYMVKDLIELSKRSESGFYLHNPEDLIQNLISLDQSGQNVILIGVTYALLDLIEKQQFELQNTIIMETGGMKGKRKEMIREELHLQLCNGFGVSAIHSEYGMTELLSQAYSLGEGVFECPSWMQILIRDTEDALSYVANGKTGGINVIDLANSNSCSFIATQDLGKKNPNNSFEVLGRFDNSDIRGCNLMVL, via the coding sequence ATGGCTTTAAAAACCTTTCGTTTTCAATATGAAAACAATGCCGTTTATAAAACTTTTTGTGATTTATTAAAAACAGACGTTCCAAAGGTAAAATCACTCCAACAAATTCCTTTTTTGCCGATACAGTTTTTTAAGAGTCACTCCGTTGTTTCTAACTCAAAGGCTGTGCAGGCTACATTTAGCAGTAGCGGCACCACCGGAATGATTACGAGCAAACATCTGGTAACCGATGTCTCTATTTACCAACAAAGCTACCGCAAAGCATTCTCAGAATACTATGGCAACATTGAGGACTACGTGGTGTTGGCACTATTGCCGTCTTATCTGGAGCGCGAAGGCTCTTCTTTGATCTACATGGTTAAGGACTTAATTGAGCTCTCTAAACGCTCTGAGAGCGGTTTTTACTTGCACAATCCGGAGGATCTTATCCAAAATCTAATTAGTCTAGACCAATCCGGACAAAATGTTATCCTGATAGGGGTTACTTATGCCTTATTAGACTTGATTGAAAAACAGCAATTTGAATTACAAAACACCATTATTATGGAAACTGGAGGAATGAAAGGCAAACGCAAAGAAATGATCCGAGAGGAACTCCACCTGCAACTCTGCAACGGCTTTGGCGTATCTGCCATACACTCCGAGTATGGAATGACCGAGTTGTTATCTCAAGCCTATTCACTAGGAGAAGGCGTTTTTGAATGCCCCTCTTGGATGCAAATACTAATACGTGATACCGAAGACGCCCTGAGCTATGTGGCAAACGGAAAAACCGGAGGTATTAACGTAATTGACCTGGCCAACAGCAATTCTTGCTCCTTTATAGCCACACAGGATCTTGGCAAAAAAAATCCCAACAACTCTTTTGAGGTATTGGGACGTTTTGATAATTCGGATATTAGAGGTTGCAATTTGATGGTATTATAA
- a CDS encoding T9SS type A sorting domain-containing protein, protein MTQKYIYTLFLVVFFFTVSSNAQDNKQQPKIQQTTVIEGLNMYPNPVTNGKVYITTKNDSDKEVIIFDLLGKKTLQTMMNSKELNVSSLSPGVYIIKINEQNTSATRKLIIR, encoded by the coding sequence ATGACACAAAAATACATATACACTCTTTTTTTAGTTGTTTTTTTCTTTACCGTATCCAGCAACGCACAAGACAATAAACAACAACCCAAAATACAGCAAACTACCGTAATTGAAGGTTTGAACATGTATCCTAACCCTGTGACTAATGGCAAGGTATATATTACTACAAAAAACGACAGCGATAAAGAAGTAATCATTTTTGATCTCTTGGGCAAAAAAACCTTACAGACTATGATGAACTCAAAGGAATTAAATGTTTCCTCGCTTAGTCCAGGAGTATATATTATTAAAATTAACGAACAAAATACCTCTGCAACACGTAAATTGATTATCCGATAG